The following are encoded together in the Planococcus antarcticus DSM 14505 genome:
- a CDS encoding TIGR01777 family oxidoreductase, whose protein sequence is MKKIVLAGGTGFVGQYLERKFTDQGYRVIIISRQPDHLNWKNHTGIVKALDGAEMLVNLAGKSVNCRYTEANKREIFDSRVETTEALGTAILACDNPPPVWVNSSTSTIYRHAEDRPMTEANGEFGTGFSVEVGKAWEQALFSFNLPNTRQVALRLSIVLGKDGGVMTPYENMVRFGLGGKQGSGRQLFSWIHLEDVYRIILFVRDHDNISGVINTTSPEPVTNRELMKQLRMTMDKKIGLPATGWMLSMGAVVIGTEPELILKSRWILPERLQQAGFRFTYPTLDVALENILHQ, encoded by the coding sequence ATGAAAAAAATCGTATTAGCCGGAGGTACCGGTTTTGTTGGGCAGTATTTGGAAAGGAAATTTACAGACCAGGGCTACCGGGTCATCATTATTTCAAGACAGCCAGATCACTTGAATTGGAAAAATCACACGGGCATTGTCAAAGCTTTAGATGGCGCTGAGATGTTGGTCAACTTGGCGGGAAAATCGGTAAATTGCCGATACACCGAAGCTAATAAACGAGAGATTTTTGATTCGCGAGTGGAGACGACGGAAGCACTGGGCACAGCAATCTTGGCCTGCGACAATCCACCTCCGGTATGGGTCAATTCCAGCACATCGACGATTTACCGCCACGCGGAAGATCGGCCGATGACGGAAGCGAACGGAGAATTTGGCACCGGCTTTTCAGTAGAAGTCGGCAAAGCTTGGGAACAGGCGCTATTCAGCTTCAATTTGCCAAATACGCGTCAAGTTGCATTGCGTCTGTCGATTGTCCTTGGCAAAGATGGTGGTGTCATGACGCCTTATGAGAACATGGTGCGCTTTGGTCTCGGTGGCAAACAGGGTTCTGGCCGACAACTATTCAGCTGGATCCATTTGGAGGACGTTTACCGCATTATCCTATTCGTGCGCGATCATGACAACATCAGTGGTGTCATCAACACTACATCGCCTGAACCTGTCACCAATCGCGAATTAATGAAGCAACTGCGAATGACGATGGACAAAAAAATCGGTTTGCCGGCAACCGGGTGGATGCTGAGTATGGGAGCAGTTGTCATCGGGACAGAACCGGAACTAATCTTAAAAAGCCGCTGGATTTTGCCGGAACGATTGCAGCAGGCTGGATTTCGTTTTACCTACCCGACGCTCGACGTAGCGCTTGAAAATATCCTTCATCAATAA
- a CDS encoding glycoside hydrolase family 13 protein has translation MNKKWWKEAVVYQVYPRSFMDSSGNGLGDINGVTSKLDYLKELGIDVIWICPMYKSPNDDNGYDISDYQAILEDFGTMADFERLMEEVHARGMKLIIDLVINHTSDEHPWFLESSSSRHNPKRDWYVWRDEPLNWESIFGGPAWDYDEKTGQYYLHIFSKKQPDLNWENPEVRSELYKMVNWWVAKGIDGFRVDAISHIKKDYTNTDNTEGHLFVPSWDKMMNVDGIQPLLQELYDETFGKHDIMTVGEANGVSADEIHDWVSTETGKFNMIFQFEDIDLWNVEVQNGVNAPELKKVLSKWQEKVNGVGWNALFIENHDKPRVVSTWGNDQSYWRESATALGCMYFFMQGTPFIYQGQEIGMSNAPFEELDHFDDVHTHNLYFHKKETGMEHEAIMTLLRATSRDHSRTPMQWNNSLHAGFSTGMPWINVNPNYEWLNVEAQENDPHSVLAFYKQMIWLRKNMDVFIYGEYKLVELGHESIFAYTREYDDDKVLIVTNLAQHACLCSIDPEDSTLLLANYQNIDSAQLRPYEARVYKISKEAFGS, from the coding sequence ATGAATAAAAAATGGTGGAAAGAAGCAGTCGTCTATCAAGTTTATCCGCGCAGCTTCATGGATTCCAGCGGTAATGGACTTGGTGATATTAACGGCGTCACGAGCAAATTGGATTATTTGAAAGAACTTGGCATCGATGTGATTTGGATATGTCCGATGTACAAATCACCAAACGATGACAATGGCTACGACATCAGCGATTACCAGGCGATACTGGAAGACTTCGGCACAATGGCGGATTTCGAACGTCTAATGGAAGAAGTACACGCGCGTGGCATGAAGCTGATTATCGACTTAGTGATTAACCACACGAGTGATGAGCACCCATGGTTTTTGGAATCAAGCTCATCACGCCACAACCCGAAACGCGATTGGTATGTCTGGCGCGACGAACCGTTGAATTGGGAAAGCATTTTCGGGGGACCGGCCTGGGATTACGATGAAAAGACTGGACAATACTACCTGCACATCTTCTCGAAAAAACAGCCCGATTTAAATTGGGAAAACCCTGAAGTCCGCAGTGAACTCTACAAAATGGTCAATTGGTGGGTAGCCAAAGGAATCGATGGCTTCCGGGTGGATGCTATCAGCCATATCAAAAAAGACTACACGAACACTGACAACACAGAAGGGCATTTGTTTGTACCATCATGGGACAAAATGATGAATGTTGATGGCATCCAGCCGCTCCTGCAGGAATTATACGATGAAACTTTTGGCAAACATGACATCATGACAGTCGGCGAAGCCAATGGTGTTTCGGCAGACGAAATCCATGATTGGGTCAGCACTGAGACCGGCAAATTCAATATGATCTTCCAATTCGAGGACATTGACTTGTGGAATGTGGAAGTGCAAAACGGTGTGAATGCACCAGAACTGAAAAAGGTGCTCAGCAAATGGCAGGAAAAAGTGAACGGTGTTGGCTGGAATGCCTTATTCATAGAAAATCATGATAAGCCGCGCGTCGTTTCAACTTGGGGGAATGACCAATCATATTGGCGCGAAAGCGCGACAGCACTTGGTTGCATGTATTTCTTCATGCAAGGGACGCCGTTCATTTACCAAGGCCAGGAGATCGGCATGTCAAACGCCCCATTTGAAGAACTCGACCATTTCGATGATGTCCATACACATAATTTATACTTCCATAAAAAAGAAACAGGCATGGAACACGAAGCCATCATGACCTTGCTGCGCGCGACAAGCCGCGATCATTCACGGACACCGATGCAATGGAACAATAGCCTCCATGCTGGTTTCTCGACGGGGATGCCGTGGATCAACGTCAATCCAAATTATGAGTGGCTGAACGTCGAAGCGCAGGAAAACGATCCGCATTCAGTGCTGGCCTTCTATAAACAGATGATCTGGCTCCGAAAGAACATGGATGTTTTCATTTATGGGGAGTATAAGTTGGTGGAGTTGGGCCACGAATCGATCTTTGCCTATACGCGCGAATATGACGACGACAAGGTGCTCATTGTTACAAACCTTGCCCAGCATGCATGCTTGTGTAGCATTGATCCTGAAGACTCGACATTGCTTTTGGCAAATTACCAAAACATTGATTCGGCACAATTGCGGCCATATGAAGCGCGTGTCTATAAAATTTCTAAAGAAGCGTTTGGTAGTTGA
- a CDS encoding carbohydrate ABC transporter permease: MKKKWDIKLEVFGGLLALLWLAPFYLMFVNSFKSKKEIFMDTISLPEQWSFDNYITAFEELDFMRTLFNSLLITVVSVVLIIVFSAMAAYALSRAKSRLSTVLFFTFVAAMLIPFQSVMIPLVTVFGQFEMLNRGGLIFMYLGFGASLSIFLYHGALNNVPRSLDEAATIDGANRWQVFWHIIFPILKPITVTVAILNIIWIWNDYLLPSLVINTPGSETIPLKMFFFFGEYTKQWHLALAGLTLAIVPVIIFYFFAQREIIKGVSDGAVK, from the coding sequence ATGAAGAAAAAGTGGGATATCAAACTGGAAGTCTTCGGGGGACTGCTGGCGCTATTATGGCTAGCCCCATTTTATTTGATGTTCGTCAACTCCTTTAAATCGAAGAAGGAAATTTTCATGGATACGATCAGTCTTCCAGAACAATGGAGTTTTGACAATTACATCACTGCTTTTGAAGAACTTGATTTTATGCGTACGCTTTTTAACTCTCTTTTGATCACCGTCGTCAGTGTGGTTTTGATCATTGTCTTTTCCGCGATGGCAGCATATGCGTTATCGCGCGCTAAGAGTAGGCTAAGCACAGTGCTGTTTTTTACATTCGTTGCAGCGATGCTGATTCCGTTTCAGTCGGTCATGATTCCGCTCGTAACGGTATTCGGCCAATTTGAAATGCTGAACCGCGGCGGCCTTATCTTCATGTATCTTGGATTCGGCGCAAGTCTTTCCATTTTCCTATATCATGGGGCGTTGAATAATGTACCACGCTCACTTGATGAAGCGGCGACGATTGACGGGGCAAATCGCTGGCAAGTATTCTGGCACATTATCTTTCCGATTCTGAAGCCGATTACGGTTACGGTGGCGATCCTCAACATCATTTGGATCTGGAACGATTACTTGTTGCCGTCACTTGTTATCAATACACCAGGGAGCGAAACGATTCCGCTGAAGATGTTCTTCTTCTTCGGAGAATATACGAAACAATGGCATTTGGCGCTTGCCGGATTGACGCTCGCCATCGTTCCGGTCATTATCTTCTACTTCTTTGCACAACGTGAAATTATTAAAGGGGTATCAGATGGAGCAGTAAAATAA
- a CDS encoding glycoside hydrolase family 13 protein encodes MDEWWKKSTVYQIYPRSFMDSNGDGIGDIQGIIQKLDYLNGLGVDILWLSPVYDSPNDDNGYDIRDYYQIMTEFGTMADFDELLSEVHDRGMKLVMDLVVNHTSDEHQWFKNHPDFYIWRDKPTNWRSFFSGSVWEYQKERGQYFLHLFSKKQPDLNWDNPELRKTVYEMMRWWLDKGVDGFRMDVINMISKVSDMHDAPGGDGSHQFLNGPNVHRYLKEMNKEVLSKYDIVTVGETPGTTPKEARDYTAVKNQELNMIFTFEHMGLDQASGEKWDLKPLLLTDLKKNMEKWQHGLHDEGWNSLYWNNHDQPRIVSRFGEDTDWRVESAKMLATCLHFMQGTPYIYQGEELGMTNVHFDSIDDYKDIETLNMYKEKRQAGVPHDDIMQQIQVKSRDNARTPMQWSAEPNGGFTTGTPWLKTNPNYKKINALQHTDPNSVYQYYKKLIGYRKKMDIITHGDFELLYREDGEIFAYTRKWNDEQLTVYCNFSKNIKSAARPEGKLLIGNYTETNAGNDVLLRPYEAMVYYQQ; translated from the coding sequence ATGGACGAATGGTGGAAAAAGTCGACCGTGTATCAAATTTATCCACGCAGCTTTATGGACTCGAATGGTGATGGCATCGGTGATATTCAAGGGATTATTCAGAAACTTGATTACTTGAACGGTCTAGGTGTTGACATTCTCTGGCTGTCGCCGGTCTACGATTCGCCGAATGATGACAACGGCTACGACATCCGTGATTATTATCAAATCATGACAGAGTTTGGAACAATGGCTGATTTTGATGAGCTGTTGTCGGAAGTCCATGATCGTGGCATGAAACTTGTCATGGATCTTGTCGTCAACCATACTTCCGACGAACACCAATGGTTCAAGAACCATCCAGACTTTTACATATGGCGCGACAAACCCACAAACTGGCGTTCATTCTTTAGTGGCTCTGTTTGGGAATACCAAAAAGAACGTGGTCAATATTTCTTGCACCTATTTTCAAAAAAACAGCCGGATTTGAATTGGGACAATCCGGAACTACGAAAGACGGTTTACGAAATGATGCGCTGGTGGCTCGATAAAGGCGTGGACGGTTTCCGCATGGACGTTATCAATATGATCTCAAAAGTATCGGACATGCACGATGCACCAGGCGGCGATGGCAGCCATCAATTTCTGAACGGACCGAACGTCCATAGATATCTAAAAGAGATGAACAAAGAGGTGCTGTCGAAATACGATATTGTCACGGTCGGCGAAACTCCAGGCACGACGCCGAAAGAGGCACGTGACTATACCGCTGTGAAAAATCAGGAACTGAACATGATCTTCACGTTTGAGCACATGGGGCTTGATCAGGCATCCGGTGAAAAATGGGATCTGAAGCCCTTGCTACTGACTGATTTGAAAAAGAATATGGAAAAATGGCAGCATGGCCTCCACGACGAAGGGTGGAATAGCCTGTATTGGAACAACCACGACCAGCCGCGTATTGTCTCACGCTTTGGCGAAGACACGGACTGGCGCGTTGAATCAGCGAAGATGCTCGCCACGTGCCTTCACTTCATGCAAGGCACGCCTTATATCTACCAAGGCGAAGAACTCGGAATGACCAATGTTCACTTTGACTCGATTGACGACTATAAAGACATCGAGACCTTGAATATGTACAAAGAAAAACGCCAAGCCGGTGTTCCGCACGATGACATCATGCAGCAAATTCAAGTCAAAAGCCGAGACAATGCGCGGACACCGATGCAATGGTCCGCTGAGCCGAACGGCGGCTTTACGACAGGGACGCCGTGGCTGAAAACCAACCCGAATTACAAGAAAATCAACGCATTGCAGCACACAGATCCGAATTCGGTTTACCAGTATTATAAAAAACTGATTGGATACCGCAAGAAAATGGATATTATCACACATGGCGATTTCGAATTGTTGTACCGCGAAGACGGCGAGATCTTTGCGTATACGCGCAAATGGAATGATGAGCAGCTGACCGTCTATTGCAATTTCTCGAAAAACATAAAATCGGCAGCCCGTCCGGAAGGCAAATTGCTAATCGGCAATTATACGGAAACGAATGCTGGAAATGATGTTCTGCTCAGACCATACGAAGCGATGGTCTATTATCAACAATAA
- a CDS encoding DUF4385 domain-containing protein, whose amino-acid sequence MAFDYDLDYESLDLRKHPELYRVGKGEQGVLMVEPYKGEILPHWRFKTPDIAQESCDKISEMFEEYRKQDDFVGMDMARKFIQMGYTRARRYTNYKGGRKYNEDGSIKEREIDPIKAESAAIFKKRWDEIREDEDYLRRKKEHQKEFG is encoded by the coding sequence ATGGCGTTTGATTATGACCTGGACTATGAGAGCCTGGATTTGCGGAAGCATCCAGAGCTGTACCGAGTTGGCAAAGGAGAGCAGGGCGTGCTGATGGTAGAGCCGTATAAGGGTGAAATTTTGCCGCATTGGCGCTTCAAGACGCCGGACATTGCCCAGGAATCATGCGATAAGATTTCAGAGATGTTCGAAGAATACCGCAAGCAGGATGATTTTGTGGGGATGGACATGGCGCGCAAGTTTATTCAGATGGGCTATACGCGGGCGCGCCGCTACACGAATTACAAAGGCGGTCGCAAATACAACGAAGACGGCAGCATCAAAGAGCGGGAAATCGATCCGATAAAAGCGGAGTCGGCGGCGATTTTCAAGAAGCGCTGGGACGAAATCCGGGAAGATGAGGATTACTTAAGGCGCAAAAAAGAGCACCAAAAAGAATTTGGCTGA
- a CDS encoding ROK family protein: protein MAKVLGIDIGGTKIRMGVIDGGGQILYEEQIPTQIPLYPYLEENILRVLAKRPEISAIGVGTHGFVDPKQGKVIYAAETLPGWTDTPVKAWLEKATGKRVEVENDANAVALAEAKFGAARGLDRVVVLTLGTGLGGGVLWDGKLLSGGPHGGAAELGHMILYPNGVKCACGRLGCSEMYVSGTALRRRISEAGLAITPPELFENARTDPAAKQVVEEFTRDLAFVISSLQAAFDMEMVIIGGGVSEAADLWMESLQQQLKPVLLNPLDVAVARFENDAGILGAALLVLDD, encoded by the coding sequence ATGGCAAAAGTATTAGGAATCGACATTGGTGGCACCAAAATCCGCATGGGCGTTATTGACGGCGGCGGCCAGATTTTATACGAAGAACAAATTCCCACACAAATTCCGCTGTATCCCTATCTAGAAGAGAATATCTTGCGGGTGCTGGCTAAACGGCCGGAAATCAGCGCAATCGGCGTCGGTACGCATGGCTTCGTCGACCCGAAGCAAGGGAAAGTAATCTATGCGGCAGAGACTTTGCCAGGGTGGACCGATACACCTGTAAAAGCATGGCTGGAGAAAGCGACAGGAAAACGCGTCGAAGTAGAAAATGACGCAAACGCTGTGGCGCTTGCAGAAGCGAAGTTTGGTGCTGCGCGAGGGCTTGATCGTGTGGTTGTATTGACTCTCGGTACTGGCCTCGGCGGCGGGGTGCTGTGGGACGGAAAGCTCTTAAGCGGCGGTCCTCACGGGGGAGCGGCAGAGCTCGGCCATATGATCCTTTATCCGAATGGCGTAAAATGTGCGTGTGGTCGCTTGGGGTGCAGTGAAATGTATGTGTCTGGAACGGCGTTGCGCCGCCGGATCAGTGAAGCGGGACTCGCAATCACACCGCCTGAGCTTTTTGAAAATGCACGAACGGACCCGGCAGCTAAGCAAGTCGTGGAAGAATTCACCAGAGACCTGGCGTTTGTTATCAGTAGTCTGCAAGCGGCATTTGATATGGAAATGGTGATCATCGGCGGCGGAGTTTCAGAAGCAGCGGATCTATGGATGGAATCGCTCCAGCAGCAGCTCAAACCTGTGCTGCTGAATCCGTTGGATGTAGCAGTGGCGCGTTTTGAAAACGATGCAGGCATTTTAGGCGCGGCGTTGTTAGTGTTAGATGATTAA
- a CDS encoding LacI family DNA-binding transcriptional regulator, translated as MAVTIKDVAKQAGVSPATVSRVIADNPRISSKTKVKVREVMEGLGYYPNFQARNLVAKKSQTLGVVMENSATLAFQNPFFPEVLRGISTRAHGSQYGLYLSTGATQEEIYSEVVEMAQGRRVDGIILLYSKIGDPVMEYLSKSGLPFSVVGRPFKDPCSISYVDNDNINNTKETVEYLIGLGHRHIAFVGGAVDFVVSLDRLEGYKQTLAQHGIPFDEAYTANQELMGGNEREAIRRLMALEVPPTAIVTHDDMVAYEVIGYLEDLKIQVPEDVSIIGFNNHAISRHLKPPLSTVDISIYDLGLHAAELVLEKITDESVPPKQVIVSSRLIERGSCRRL; from the coding sequence ATGGCCGTCACGATCAAAGACGTTGCGAAACAGGCTGGCGTGTCGCCTGCTACTGTTTCCCGGGTAATCGCCGATAATCCACGAATCAGCAGCAAGACGAAAGTGAAAGTACGTGAAGTGATGGAAGGACTAGGCTACTACCCGAATTTCCAAGCCCGCAATCTGGTAGCGAAAAAAAGCCAGACCCTCGGAGTCGTCATGGAAAACTCAGCGACATTGGCATTCCAAAATCCTTTCTTTCCGGAAGTGTTGCGGGGAATCTCAACTCGTGCGCATGGCAGTCAGTATGGCTTGTATTTGTCGACCGGTGCCACGCAAGAGGAAATCTATAGCGAAGTCGTTGAAATGGCACAAGGCAGGCGGGTCGATGGCATCATTCTGCTGTACTCAAAAATTGGCGATCCGGTCATGGAATATTTGAGTAAAAGTGGCTTGCCGTTCTCTGTAGTCGGGCGTCCGTTTAAAGACCCGTGTTCCATATCGTATGTCGACAACGACAACATCAATAACACCAAAGAGACGGTCGAATACTTGATCGGGCTTGGCCACCGGCATATTGCATTTGTCGGGGGAGCCGTGGATTTCGTAGTGTCGCTCGATCGATTGGAAGGCTATAAGCAAACTCTCGCGCAACACGGTATTCCGTTTGATGAAGCTTATACGGCAAATCAAGAACTGATGGGCGGCAACGAGCGCGAGGCGATCCGCCGGTTGATGGCACTTGAAGTTCCGCCAACGGCCATCGTCACACATGACGACATGGTGGCGTACGAAGTGATTGGCTATCTCGAGGATTTGAAAATCCAGGTGCCGGAGGACGTCTCCATCATCGGGTTTAATAATCATGCTATTTCACGGCATTTGAAGCCGCCGCTCAGTACAGTGGATATTTCGATTTACGATCTAGGGCTGCACGCAGCAGAATTGGTATTAGAGAAAATAACGGACGAGTCGGTGCCTCCAAAACAAGTCATAGTTTCATCTCGACTGATTGAAAGAGGATCTTGTCGCCGTCTATGA
- a CDS encoding carbohydrate ABC transporter permease, translated as MRTKDLSYWLFLAPVLLALTLVVIVPMLLGVYYSFTTWNGIDTGEFVGFQNYIDLFKDERFLDSLWFTTKFSIVSVILINIIGLSLALLVTGRVRSSKLLRTTFFMPNLIGGLILGFIWQFIFIKVFASVGEIIGMESLQGWLSTTDTGFWGLVILMSWQMAGYIMVIYIAYLEGMPKELLEASEIDGASTFQRFRYIVFPLVAPAFTVSMFLTLSNSFKLYDQNLSLTGGGPYNSTEMVAMEIFKTAFTQNAFAYAQAKAVIFFVIVAIIALVQVYLNKRKEVEM; from the coding sequence ATGCGTACAAAAGATTTATCTTATTGGTTGTTTCTAGCCCCGGTTTTGCTGGCACTTACGCTGGTTGTCATCGTTCCTATGCTTCTTGGAGTTTATTATTCGTTCACCACCTGGAACGGGATTGATACCGGTGAGTTTGTTGGGTTCCAAAATTACATCGACCTGTTCAAAGATGAAAGGTTCTTGGATTCTCTTTGGTTCACTACGAAATTCTCAATTGTTTCGGTTATCCTAATTAATATTATCGGCTTGTCGCTGGCATTGCTCGTTACTGGACGTGTCCGTTCAAGCAAACTGTTGCGCACAACGTTCTTCATGCCAAACTTGATCGGTGGATTGATCTTGGGCTTTATCTGGCAGTTTATTTTCATTAAAGTTTTTGCCAGTGTCGGCGAAATCATTGGAATGGAAAGTCTTCAGGGATGGCTATCCACGACGGACACCGGATTCTGGGGCTTGGTCATTTTAATGAGCTGGCAAATGGCAGGTTACATAATGGTTATTTACATCGCTTATTTGGAAGGCATGCCGAAAGAATTGCTGGAAGCTTCTGAAATCGATGGGGCATCAACGTTTCAGCGTTTTCGCTATATCGTTTTTCCGCTCGTTGCTCCAGCATTCACCGTCAGCATGTTCCTGACACTGTCCAATTCGTTCAAGCTATACGACCAGAACTTGTCGCTGACAGGCGGCGGACCTTACAATTCGACCGAAATGGTTGCAATGGAAATCTTCAAAACAGCGTTCACACAGAACGCCTTCGCCTACGCGCAGGCGAAAGCCGTCATTTTCTTTGTGATTGTCGCAATCATTGCCCTTGTCCAAGTGTATTTGAACAAACGCAAGGAGGTTGAAATGTAA
- a CDS encoding ABC transporter substrate-binding protein gives MKELKFSKGLVASLMLSAAVLAGCNSDGEENASGSDGEEVTVDIFQFKVEFKDQFEDVVALYEEENPNVNIEITTVGGGEDYGAALRSRFASGNEPAIFNIGGPQDVADWKDNLSDLADTEAAGAALEGTLDGVTVESEVLGLPYNQEGYGFIYNTRLFEEAGIDPASITDFAALEEAVKTLDSQKEELGLESVFAFPGKEAWVTGLHLSNTFLAPEFDNNVLTAFDAKTVDFKYADGFKKIVDLQNEYSKQPTVSLDYSQQVEELFSLERVAIIQQGNWAYGSIAGIDPELADNGIGMMPIPVEGVENAGLPVGVPMYWGVNKKADEAVVKESKAFLDWLYTSDAGKTAVVEDFKFIPAYEGYDTSKITDPMSKAIYDASESGNTIGWVFMGYPTGWGEDELGSNIQKYLSEEASWDEVIDSAKEAWGTNRAE, from the coding sequence ATGAAGGAATTAAAGTTCAGCAAGGGGCTTGTGGCGTCATTGATGCTGTCAGCAGCAGTTTTGGCAGGATGTAATAGTGATGGAGAGGAAAATGCTTCAGGATCTGATGGGGAAGAAGTGACAGTTGATATTTTCCAATTTAAAGTGGAGTTCAAAGACCAGTTTGAAGATGTTGTAGCGCTTTACGAAGAAGAAAATCCGAACGTTAACATTGAAATTACGACTGTCGGTGGCGGAGAGGATTACGGCGCAGCACTTCGTTCACGTTTTGCATCTGGCAACGAGCCAGCGATCTTTAACATCGGTGGACCCCAAGATGTCGCGGATTGGAAAGATAACTTATCAGACTTAGCAGACACAGAAGCTGCTGGAGCAGCACTTGAAGGAACACTTGATGGCGTAACCGTCGAGTCTGAAGTACTGGGACTTCCTTATAACCAGGAAGGATACGGATTCATCTATAACACACGCTTATTCGAAGAAGCCGGAATCGATCCTGCATCGATCACTGATTTCGCAGCACTTGAGGAAGCTGTAAAAACATTGGATTCGCAAAAAGAGGAACTTGGACTGGAATCGGTCTTCGCTTTCCCAGGAAAAGAAGCGTGGGTTACAGGCCTTCATTTGTCGAACACATTCCTTGCTCCTGAATTCGACAACAACGTATTAACGGCATTCGACGCGAAAACGGTCGATTTCAAATATGCAGACGGTTTCAAGAAAATCGTTGATCTGCAGAACGAATATTCCAAACAGCCGACAGTAAGCCTTGACTACTCTCAACAAGTAGAAGAATTGTTCTCGCTGGAACGTGTTGCGATTATCCAGCAAGGAAACTGGGCTTACGGCTCAATCGCTGGTATTGATCCTGAACTTGCAGACAATGGTATCGGCATGATGCCAATTCCTGTTGAAGGAGTGGAAAATGCAGGATTGCCAGTTGGCGTACCAATGTACTGGGGCGTAAACAAAAAAGCTGATGAAGCTGTCGTTAAAGAATCGAAAGCGTTTTTAGATTGGCTCTACACATCTGATGCAGGCAAAACTGCTGTAGTGGAAGACTTCAAATTCATTCCCGCTTACGAAGGGTATGATACTTCGAAGATCACAGATCCTATGTCGAAAGCAATCTATGATGCATCCGAGTCAGGCAACACAATCGGTTGGGTCTTCATGGGCTATCCGACTGGATGGGGAGAAGACGAACTTGGATCTAATATCCAGAAGTACCTGAGCGAAGAAGCAAGCTGGGACGAAGTCATCGATTCAGCCAAAGAAGCTTGGGGAACAAACAGAGCTGAATAA